TTAATCCGCTCAAGTGCCGTCTTCGTTTTCACCGCGAACCAACTTTGTGATGGGTTTGGATAGACAACGGATGCCGCCAAGGACAGGTCTTCAACACCGAGTGTAGTAAAATTCTGGTTTAGGGCTTCTCCACGGTTGGTACTGCCGTGATTGGACAAGCTATAACTGGCTGAACTTGAACGCGCCCAGGCCATGTCAATATTGGCCGCACTGAACGTAAAGGTAAAATCGTTCGCATCACCAGTTGAAAAAGCGCGTGTTGCTACGATGGTTCGTTGTCCATTTGCAGGTGAATTGTTTGTATTCGATACGACCGTCCAGTTGTTGGTGCCATCATTTGAAGGCGTATTTCCCTGCCCGTTTTGTTTGGCGTCAACGAGTGTTACGTTGTTCCAGTATACCAAATCGGTTCCATTCGCCATTCCGTTCGTAAAAGAGCCTAATGCGAGGGCAAACCAGCGGTCATTGGGGCCTGAAAGAGTGAGTGTGGCGGTCGACGTGTCGTTGTCGAGGTCCAGCTTTGCTTTTACATTGGCTGAAAGATTCACGGTTCCGGTCGTCTTCACTTGTGCGAAGGCGAAGACCGGCGCCAATATAAAAAGCCAAAAAGTAGTTTTTCTCATGTGTATTTGTTTTTGATGTTACTTCAATAAATTAATGGTGGCTTCATCGCCTGAAAAGACCGCATACTCAAAAGCCGTTTTACCCTGTGCATCTTTGGCGGTTTTGTCGGCACCTTTCGCCAACAACGGCTTTATCAGCGACGCGCTGCGAAACATAGCCGCATACATCAACGCCGTCATACCTTTATCGTCTTTCAGGTTTGGGTCGGCTTTGTGATCGAGCAAATATACCGCCATTTCTGTATTTCCTTTGACAATGGCCGCCATCAGGGCTGTTCCCATACCGGAACTGGCATTGACATCCGCGCCGTTATCGACCAGGAACTTCGCCACCTCGTTATTCGATCGGTAGACCGCCAGAATGAGGGGCGTGAATCCGCTTTCGTTACGCTGGTTGGCCGCCGTCGACTCCTGGGCCAGGATGCGCTGCATATCCGCTTTGGTGCCGGTACGGGCTACGGAAAAGACATCCTGTGCAGACACCGATCCGAAGCAGGTGCAAAGCATGAGTGTGACGATAAACGAGAGGTATTTTTGTGTCATATATATAGGTTACGATGCGACAGGCTATAACTTCCGTCGTTCCCATTGGTGGTGAGATGCTATTTTCCGCCGTCGGTTGCGCGAAAAAAGGCCAACTAGCTGACTTTTTTTGTCGAGTCGCGCTGGCGCAGTTCGGTTTTGACCACTTTCGTCTGCGATGGCAGATGTTCCTCCTTGCTTTCCAACCGGTTGATCAACAGTTCGGCAGCGGCAGCACCGATTTCGGGTCCGTGCTGGCTTACTGTACTGAGACTTGGTGTCATACGGCGCGACCATACACCGTCGGCAAAACCAATCGCCTGTAAATCGTCAGGGATCCGGATGCCTTTCTTGATCGCGATTTTGAGTGCCATGGTCGAGGCGTGCTCGTCGAGGCCGAATACGCCGTCAATGGTTTGGGTATCGAAAAGGTGCTGGGCGCGGGTGTTGAAATCGTCTTCCGATTCGCAAAGCACTACCAGATTCTCATCGACTTCGATGCCGTGCGCCTGCAGGGCCTGGCGGT
This genomic interval from Flavobacterium sp. HJ-32-4 contains the following:
- a CDS encoding T9SS type A sorting domain-containing protein, whose translation is MRKTTFWLFILAPVFAFAQVKTTGTVNLSANVKAKLDLDNDTSTATLTLSGPNDRWFALALGSFTNGMANGTDLVYWNNVTLVDAKQNGQGNTPSNDGTNNWTVVSNTNNSPANGQRTIVATRAFSTGDANDFTFTFSAANIDMAWARSSSASYSLSNHGSTNRGEALNQNFTTLGVEDLSLAASVVYPNPSQSWFAVKTKTALERINVYSQTGAFVKTVEVKALEATEVRVDGLSSGIYLLELVNAGENAWKKLIVE
- a CDS encoding ankyrin repeat domain-containing protein, giving the protein MTQKYLSFIVTLMLCTCFGSVSAQDVFSVARTGTKADMQRILAQESTAANQRNESGFTPLILAVYRSNNEVAKFLVDNGADVNASSGMGTALMAAIVKGNTEMAVYLLDHKADPNLKDDKGMTALMYAAMFRSASLIKPLLAKGADKTAKDAQGKTAFEYAVFSGDEATINLLK